Proteins encoded in a region of the Chryseobacterium piperi genome:
- the tilS gene encoding tRNA lysidine(34) synthetase TilS: MKFSTSMLKKLSIKDHLAELVQSPENNTYLLGVSGGADSMVLASLFLDSGIPFEIAHINYKLRGNDSDLDQKVVQDFCDKSHIKFHLYEVSEKDHQPENSIQLWAREIRYRFFKKIQEKEDLKYLVTAHHLNDQLETFIINLSKASGINGLSGIPANDNKILRPLLSYSKEEIYAFAQENNIEYREDLSNKKSDYLRNKIRNEIVPKLLETNDHFLENFKKTSSYLNQTKDFVRKQIQDIENNLSSFNLGNRILSKEKLNKESDFVRFEILKKYGFGKEEEIKKIFTAETGSSFFSNEYQLVINRDELIIINRHSDQESNQEIILIEKSDFNPMSIDLNIKDFIQLTGEDNKNFQWSFDMEKIQFPLVLRRKQEGDLFYPLNFSGKKKVSKFFKDEKLSILAKQKIWVLADGNKNVLGVIPYRQDRRFVCTEKTRYTLNLFNQK, from the coding sequence ATGAAATTCTCAACATCCATGTTGAAAAAATTAAGTATTAAAGATCATCTGGCAGAACTCGTTCAATCACCTGAAAACAACACCTATCTTTTAGGGGTAAGTGGCGGAGCTGATTCTATGGTTTTAGCTTCACTATTCTTGGATTCCGGAATACCTTTTGAGATTGCCCATATCAACTATAAGCTTCGGGGAAACGACTCTGATCTGGACCAAAAAGTAGTACAGGATTTTTGTGATAAATCCCATATTAAATTTCACCTGTACGAAGTTTCTGAAAAGGACCATCAACCAGAAAATTCGATTCAGCTTTGGGCAAGAGAAATCCGTTATAGGTTTTTCAAGAAAATTCAGGAAAAAGAAGACCTGAAATATCTGGTTACTGCACACCATTTGAATGATCAGCTGGAAACGTTTATCATTAACTTGTCAAAAGCATCCGGCATCAATGGACTTAGTGGTATTCCTGCGAATGACAACAAAATTCTTCGCCCCCTCTTATCCTACTCAAAGGAAGAGATCTATGCTTTTGCCCAAGAAAATAATATTGAATACAGAGAAGATCTCTCCAACAAAAAAAGTGATTATCTAAGAAATAAGATAAGAAATGAGATTGTTCCAAAACTTTTAGAGACGAATGATCATTTTTTAGAAAACTTTAAAAAGACCTCTTCCTATCTTAATCAAACCAAAGACTTTGTCCGAAAACAAATTCAGGACATTGAAAATAATCTTTCTTCATTTAACTTAGGAAACAGAATCCTATCCAAAGAAAAGCTAAATAAAGAAAGTGATTTTGTAAGATTTGAAATTTTAAAAAAATATGGATTCGGCAAAGAAGAAGAGATTAAAAAAATCTTCACTGCAGAAACCGGAAGTTCTTTTTTTTCTAATGAATACCAGTTGGTGATCAATAGGGATGAATTAATCATCATTAACCGCCATTCTGATCAGGAAAGTAATCAGGAAATTATTTTAATTGAAAAATCTGATTTTAATCCTATGTCAATTGATCTGAATATCAAAGATTTTATTCAATTGACTGGTGAGGACAACAAAAACTTCCAATGGAGTTTTGATATGGAAAAAATTCAGTTTCCGTTAGTTTTAAGAAGAAAACAGGAAGGTGATTTATTTTATCCATTAAACTTTTCAGGAAAAAAGAAAGTTTCTAAGTTCTTTAAAGATGAAAAATTATCTATTTTAGCGAAGCAAAAAATTTGGGTATTGGCAGATGGCAATAAAAATGTACTAGGTGTTATTCCTTACAGACAAGACAGAAGATTTGTCTGTACAGAAAAAACCAGATATACCCTCAACCTTTTTAACCAAAAGTAA
- a CDS encoding OmpA family protein — protein sequence MKILKIVAVSAMALGMTSCVSKKQYDALSSNYKQCIENIGERQREIQDLKSQNSALSGENNLLKSQHDALKSSLDACLSNTGKSSANIDKLVGEINASNSYIKRLISSNAKNDSLNLALSNKLKRSLDNVTDDDVQIKVLKGVVMISLSDKMLYKTGDYNILPAAQEVLGKVAKVINDYDKYSVLIEGNTDNAPLNSPNLPRDNWDLSALRGTAVAKVLQTQFGVDPSRITAGGRSEYNPKATNMSVSGRAENRRTEIIIMPKLDEFMRLMDIAPKK from the coding sequence ATGAAGATATTAAAAATTGTAGCAGTTTCTGCAATGGCGTTGGGAATGACATCGTGTGTCAGCAAAAAGCAGTATGATGCATTAAGTTCTAACTATAAGCAATGTATTGAAAATATCGGTGAAAGACAAAGAGAAATTCAGGATCTGAAGTCTCAAAACTCTGCGTTATCCGGTGAGAATAATTTGTTAAAAAGCCAGCATGATGCTTTAAAGTCATCTTTAGATGCTTGCTTGTCTAATACAGGAAAAAGTTCTGCAAACATTGATAAATTAGTAGGAGAGATTAATGCTTCTAACTCATATATCAAGAGATTGATTTCTAGTAATGCTAAGAATGACAGCTTGAATTTAGCGTTGTCAAACAAACTAAAAAGATCTTTGGATAATGTAACAGACGATGATGTTCAGATTAAAGTGTTGAAGGGAGTGGTAATGATTTCTCTTTCAGACAAAATGTTGTATAAAACAGGAGATTATAACATCTTACCTGCCGCTCAGGAAGTATTAGGGAAAGTAGCTAAAGTAATCAATGATTACGATAAATATTCAGTATTGATTGAAGGTAATACGGATAATGCTCCTTTAAACTCACCTAATCTACCAAGAGATAACTGGGATCTTTCAGCATTGAGAGGTACTGCAGTCGCTAAAGTTTTACAGACTCAATTCGGTGTGGATCCTTCAAGAATTACTGCCGGAGGACGTTCAGAATATAATCCTAAAGCAACAAATATGAGTGTTTCAGGAAGAGCAGAAAACAGAAGAACAGAAATCATCATTATGCCTAAACTTGATGAGTTTATGAGATTGATGGATATTGCTCCTAAGAAATAA